TTTCCAAGAAATCTCTTGGACCCGTCACTAAGCACATCTCCGATTCCTTCAATCTACTCAGCAACCTCTCGGGTTGCTGTCCCTTGATCGCGGCTTACTTGGTTCTTCGCTTTCAGCGTTTCGTTTTCGGCCGTCCCTCTCAGGAACGACGCCAATTATAGAATTTTCAGGAACTTTTGCAAGGGTGTTTTTGCAGAAAAAATCGCATTTTTTTCTTATTTTCGAAAAAAACGGGAACGACACGACTCTTGCGCAGGGAAAACCCCAACAGTTCACAAACTATTCACATAAATCTTTTGGCGAACTTTGACTTTTTCCAAAAAATCACCTGAGGATCCACAAAAAAGGATCGAATTAAAGTTTAAGCGACTCCCTTTTTCCCTAAAACGGACAAGATTTTTCTCTTGAATTGCTGAAATCGTCGGCAAAAACGCCAAGAGGCGGCCACAAGGCCGCCTCTTTTTGCGAAAATCGTTTTGCTTAGTCTTGGCAACGAACTTACTGGCAAGTTCCGTGTCGACCAATACTGTATATCGCAAAGGGAACTGTAACCTTGCCATTCCCGTATATCATAAAGTCTATATAAGCAGCCCTCGATGCAGCCTTTTCTCCTGAAGATCTAAAATTCGACCAAACGAAATCCACAATTTTTTTATCCGTACTCGCCGGTAGCGAAGCCTCACTCACATGAATGGTATTTTTGTCATCAAACCACTCAATTTGAAAAACGGCATTTCTAACCGATTGGTAGATAATACAGAGCCCTTCCCAAGACGATATATCCTTGGGAGTTTCGCCATCTTCTGTAAGTGTGAAATACACACCTGCATACGTAGAATTTGAATCAAAAACCATTTCACCGCAAATTCCACCGCATGTATCAATGATTGGTTTTAACGCATCTTGTACCGAAGAATCATCTTTTTCTTTCGGATACCTGACTACGGAATCCAGTTTCGTTCCGGACTCACTCCAAGCAAAATCGGCCCAATAGCCATAAGAGCCACTATTATCTGCGATACCCGTATTTACGAAATAATCCTTTGCAGCACCACACCACAGGTCGCCACACTCTGGAGCCCACTTTTTATTCGAGCATTTATATGCATAAGCGCCGATATCCTTTTCCGAAATCAAAAGCGAATCCTCAATCGTTTCAGTACAGCCAAAACCGATCAAGCTATCAAGTTCCGTTCCCAGGCGCCAATTTCCTTGTTCATAGACGTACGTCTTAGTCTTATTAATTTGACCATTACGATAATCACCAGTCTTGAAATCGTGTCCCCACGTTGCCGTATCCTTTTCAATCTCTAAAGCGACTCGCCAAGCGTGATTCACGCACTTGTACCAGCCACCGTTAGAGCCTTGCGCCACCGTATCTTCGCGCCAAGACACGCAGCCTTTACCGATCAAGCTGTCTAAATTTGTTCCATAGCGCCAGTATCCTTGTTCATAGACGTAAGTCTTGCCCGTATTTACCTTGCCGTTATGGAAAGCGCCTTCCTTCGCGCTCTTAAACTTCTTAGCCCAACCCAAGGTATCTTTTTCAATGTCCATCGCAGCACGCCACCTGGACAAACTAGCGTCATCACAAATAAAGCGGACGTTGCCACCTTCACTGTTTACATCGGTGTAGTTCTTGGCATAGTACTTTTTCGATTTCTCGTTCGGAACCTGCTTGACTAGACCCACGGGAACACTGTCGCTACCGCATATACCAAGGCCAAGTTCTTCGCTCCAGAACTTGCGAATAAATTTCTCGAAGTCGGGAACGTTTCCGCCACCGAGGCCCCAGCCACTTACATTGCCTCGGAATAAAGCAAGCTTGCTTGATGACGTCGAAACGGATGAATCCATAGTGGCAGCCCAGTCGGCAATTTCGACTTTCTTCGCCGCGTTGTCCCAGGAGCCATCTTCGGCCAAATCGTCTGCCATATCCGTCAGGAGCACCGAAAGTTCCGTTTCGCTGGAATCTCGTTGCAAAAGAATCGAGATGGCAAGGAGCGCTGCATCGGCATCCGTTTTACCAAACACGTCGAGGTCTTCGGATTCCATCTTGAACTTGCTCGCATCAATATGGAAAGCCTCAAGGATTTCCGCCTGAGCCTGCTTTTTTGCGGCCCTTACCGTTTTCTTTTCTTGCGTCACCAGGTAAAATACACGGTCTTTTTCGAGGTGAGTGAGCAGGTTCACGTTTGCGGACTTACGAGAAAGCATATTGGTGTAAGCCTGAAGCTTAATCGCCGTATTCGTTGGCCTACCCGTCACCTCGTTGTGGTACTTGCCGTCGGCCACTAGCAGGGCGTACTGGCTCACCAAATTACGCGAGGTGAACTTGTAGCGGCCATCGTCATTCTTGATTTCACTCGTAAAGTTACCATTTGTCTGCTTGAGGGTCCGGCCATCGGATAGCTCGTAAAGATAAACCGTAGAGCCTTTCAGGAAAGGGCCCTTCTGCGAATAGCCCGCCAAGGAATCCAACGAAATCGCCACCTTTTCAGAATCGAGTTCCAAGGTGTCGACAGAGGCCGTATCGACAGACACTCCATTCGCCCGTAGATTCAAAGTCATCGACTTGCCGCCACACATGATAGTCACCAAGGAATCCGTCTGTGCGGCTATTGTACAGCCAATGCCGTCATCGCCTTTTTCGCCCTGAATACCCTGCTTGCCATCATTTCCATTCGCGCCATCCTTACCGGCAGCACCGTTCAGCACTACGCCGATAGAATCGCCGTTGCAGATAATCTTGAGACCGCTCTTGTCCTTGAGTTGCTTGGTGGTGCAGCTGTAATTGCCATTATCCAAGTAAACCGTATCGCCCGCCACGAACACCGTATCTTTTTCGGATTTCGACACCGTCGCAAACCACTTGCCGTCGACACACACGCGAACCGAGGTTTCCCCCTTCACCAAAGCCTGTTCGCCCTGATTGTCCTTGGTGCATTTGGGGAGATCCTTAACCGAGGATACAATCTCGGTGCCGCCAGTCGCCACTTCTACGATTTTTTCGGTCGTGGTGGATTCGCCGCAAGCCGAGAACAAAACGAGAGACGAAAGACTTAAGACGGGAGATAGTGCGGCAAGAAATGCTCAGGATCCCGTCGCCTTGCGGCTCCAGGATGACGAGGCTAAGAATGCACTAGATCCTTCGACGCTACGGCCCTTCGACAGGCTCAGGGACCTTAATCGTAAGGATGACAAGGAGAAAGGTATGGAGATTTTTTTCATATTATCCAAATTGGCTTTATTGGCCGTTGCTATCTTCATGAAGGACACAACGAACAGAAAGAGCTTTGTCAGAATTCTTCGTCAGAACAAGATCCGCACGGCTGGCATAAGGCTCTAGAAAAGAATTGCTCAAATCCAAGCTATAAACATCGCCCCAGAAATACGTGTCGCAATCCGTACAAAAATTGCCATCGGCATCCATAGAGCGAGAATCCGGAGCCGAAAATCCATAATCATCCGTTCCCGCAGCTTCCGAATAGGGCCAACCAACCTTTGACTTAAGCTTCTTTCCCGCAACCGATTTTCCACCGACAGCGTCAATAAGAGCACTCCAATTAGATTTGTTTCCCCACACGCCTGGCACAATCCAACCCTCAGGGCAAGCTTTAAAGGCGGCAGAGCGAGTGTAAAGGCGTCCTGTACCTGCGCATACTTTAGCATTCTTGTAGCAACAGCTCCCTTCTACTTCACTGTACACATTTTGTGCAAGCCACGTGAGCCCCCCAATAGAGACCGTTTTATACATTATCCTGTAACGCGGATCGAACATTTCGCCATAGTTAATATCAGGATTCAAATACGTCTTAGGAAGTTCCTGATACCATAATTCATCGTGGCAATACAAAGTCACTCCGTTTTGTATGCTCAGAGAATTATTGATCGTATCCCTTTTACCGTCATCTTCGGCGCCACAAGGCTCTAAACCATAGGCTCCCACCATAAAGGTTTCCAAAAACTTTTCAAAATTTCCAACACCCTGGCCATTATCCAGTCCCCATTTTTCCACGTTTTCGCGGAAAGCAGGCCAGTTCTTTGTAAACAACCAGTCGGCAATTTTCACCTTGGTCGCTGCAGCTTCTTCTTCGTTCCACAGACCATCTTTTTCCAGGTCTTTCGAAATGTCGGTCAGGAGCATCGAAAGTTCCGCTTCATCGTGCCCACCCAGCAAAAGGATTGAAACGGCAAGAAGGGCGGCATCCGCATCGGTCTTTCCAAACACATCAAGGTCTTCAGACTCGACCTTGAAATCCGTCGTGTCAAAATAGAACTGAGATAAAATTTCAGCCTGGGCCTGTCTTTTGGCTGCCCTCAGCGTTTTCTTTTCCTGCGTCACCAGGTAAAACACGCGGTCTTTTTCAAGGTGCGTTAGCAAATTTACGTTCGCGGACCGACGCGAAAGCATATTAGTGTAGGCCTGCAGCTTGATCGCCGTAGCCGAATTCTCGCCCGTCGTCTCGTTCCGGAACTTTCCATCTACAATCAGCAATGCGTACTGGCTCACCAGATTACGCGACTGGAATGTGTAGCGACCATCGTTGCTCGTAATCTCACTTGTAAAATTTCCATTAGTCTGCTTGAGGGTGCGCCCGTCCGAGAGTTCGTAAAGGTAAACAATCGACCCCTTGAGGAAAGGACCCTTCTGCGAAAAACCTGACAGGGAATCTAGCGAAACAGCGATTTTTTCCGAATCGAGTTCCAAGGTATCGGCATCGCCTGTGCCAGCACTATTCCCCAATTTCAAATCGATAGATTTTTCCCCACACTGGATAGTGACCGTGGAATCCGTCTGTTCGGCAATGAAGCAACTTGCACCCGAATCGCCCTTGTCACCCTTGTTCCCCTTCTCACCGTTCAACACCACACCGACGCTATCGCCGTTGCAGATAATCTTGAGGCCGCTTTTGTCCTTAAGCTGCTTGGTAGTGCAGCTGAAATCGCCTTTTTCTAGGTAAACCGTATCGCCCGCCACGAACACCGTATCTTTTTCGGATTTCGACACCGTCGCAAACCACTTGCCGTCGACACACACGCGAACCGAGGTTTCCCCCTTCACCAAAGCCTGTTCGCCCTGATTGTCCTTGGTGCATTTGGGGAGATCCTTAACCGAGGATACAATCTCGGTGCCGCCAGTCGCCACTTCTACGATTTTTTCGGTCGTGGTGGATTCGCCGCAAGCCGAGAACAAAACGAGAGACGAAAGACTTAAGACGGGAGATAGTGCGGCAAGAAATGCTCAGGATCCCGTCGCCTTGCGGCTCCAGGATGACGAGGCTAAGAATGCACTAGATCCTTCGACGCTACGGCCCTTCGACAGGCTCAGGGACCTTAATCGTAAGGATGACAAGGAGAAAGGTATGGAGATTTTTTTCATAAGAAAGCGCCTTTGAATTTATATGCAATTTAGTATTTTTTGAAGCGGATTTTTTTCCATATCCACAGGGATACATTCCATTTGCCCTCGGAACCATGTCAGTTGCCTTTTGGCATAATTGCGCGTCTTTTTTTTGACTTCCTCGACAACTAGAGCCATTTCGGAGTCGTTTTTCGCCTGCAAAAGCTCCCGATAGCCAAGACTCTGCCATGCCGGAGCCGAGAGCGGAACCGTTTTCGCCAGTTCGCGGATTTCTTCGAGCCAACCGTCTTTCAGCATTTGGTCTACACGGGCATCAATCCGCCTATACAAAGCATCTCGTTCCCGTTGCAGCCAAAATACCGACATATTCCCGATTCCCCCTTCGCGCACTTTCTGGAAATCCGAAAGTTTACGACCGGTCGCCTTGAAAACCTCGACAATGCGGATGAGGCGCTTCACGTTATTCGGTTCCACGCCAGCGGCAAGTTCCGGATCCACCTCCATCGCCATTTTATATAAGCAACCAGCTCCGTTTTCTTGGGTAAAATTTTCCAATTCGGCGCGGATGCCTTCGGGAACCGCAGGAATCTTGGGGAGCCCTAGCATCAGGCTCTGTAGGTAAAGCCCCGTTCCCCCGACCATGATAAAATTCTTGTGAGGATTTTCTGCCAAAAGTTCCTTGACGAGGCGACAGAACGCCCCAGCCGAAAATGTTTCCATCGGATCCAGAAAATCTACCAGATGATGTTTCACCCGCTGAAGGCTCGCCGTTTCGGGTTGCGCCGTACCAATGCAAAAGCCCCGGTAGACCTGACGCGAATCTACACCGATAATTTCAGCGTTAAATGATTCCGCAAGACGCAAGGAAAGTTCTGATTTTCCGATTCCGGTCGCTCCGGCCAAGGCAAAGAGAATAGGCATACCGTCAATTTAGTTATATTAACACCTACCATGGGAAAAATGAAGCACATTGTCGCCATAATCATCGTTCTCACAGTTTTGATCGGGGGATTTGTCTACCTGCTCCCGAGACTTGCCGAATTGAAGTCTACCGAAAACAAGACACCGGATTCCGTGAAGGAAGATTCTACAGTCGTTCAAGATACAGTCAGCAGCCTGCCTTTCGAAGAAAGGATGCAGCAGGCCCTGGAACCGCTTGAAGTCAGTTATTCCAAGCGCAAGAAACGCCATATATGGACCATGGGTGGGGGCCAAACCATCATTATGTACCTTCTCCAGGCACAACGGTTCATCGAGAAATCGGGTGGCAAAATTCTTTATACGGAAGAACTCTACAACAACAATGAAGTCTTCCAGTCGGCCAAAATGGATCTGCTCAAAAATGACGGCGACACCCTGAAAATCGAATTTCAGGTTTCGAGAAGCGAGTTCAAGCCGGGAGCGTCTATTCTTGCCATCGGTTTTCAGACAACGAACCTCACCCCCGAACTGATTGTGGGGCTAAACAAGCTAGACTACCCCTTCGACCTGCTGGTTCCGCCCTTTGGCCCTGGCGAAGACTTTTTCAGGGACCTCGAAAGGATTAAGCGGAAAGAGATCGTTCTGTGGATTACCATGGAATCGACCAAGCTGAACCGTGTTCACAACAAGCTGCGCCCCCTGCGTATTCACCACACAGAAGACCAGATTGAAACCGTCATCGACGACGCCTACAAGGTACTCCCCAACGCCAAGGGGCTCGCCACCCGCTACGGAGAACAGGCCGTGGAGCACCGTCAGCTTTTACAGGCGATCCTAAGACCCACCCAGGAACGCAACCTGTGGTTTATGGATATTTCGATGAACAAGCTTTCCATTGTTCCGCAGACCTGCCAGGAAATGGGATTAACCTGCAAAAGCGCAAGTCCCTACAACCCCGACAACAGCGCCCTGTCCGATTACAGCAAGGCCAAGCTGCGCGAAGCAAAACGAAACGGCCTTTCGGCCATGATTCTCCCTTTGAACCAAAGTACCTTGGATAAACTGGCCGACCTGTCGGAAAAAGCGAAGCAACAGGGCACCACCATCGTAAATTTATCTACCTTTATGAAGAAATGACAAGGAGTCCCGTATGACAGCAAAACTCGGATTTAACGTCGACCATATCGCCACCATTCGCGAAGCCCGCAAAATTTGCGAGCCGGACCCTATTGCTGCGGCAGTACTCGCCGAACTTGCAGGAGTCGAAAGCATCACGATGCATCTGCGCGAAGACAAGCAGCATATTCAAGACCGCGATGTCCAGCTACTCCGCAGAACCGTGACGACCCGTATGAATCTGGAAATGTGTCCGTCACAGGAAATGGTACAGGTCGCCATCAACAACCAGCCCGACACAGTGACCCTTGTTCCCGAAATCCATACGGAGCTTTCGACCGAAGACGGCCTGAATGTTGCCGCCAAGGCCGCAGACCTAGCCAAGCCCGTAATGACGCTCAAGAACAACGACATTTCCGTGGGTGTGTTCATTGACGCCGAAACGGAACAGGTCAAGGCCGCAAAGAAAATCGGTGCAGATTTTGTAGAATTCAACACGGGCAAGTACGCCACCAGCTGCACACTCGGCAGCAGCGAAGAAGTCGAACGCGAAATTTCGGCCCTCGAAGACATGACCGTGCTCGCCCGCAAATACGGACTCAAGGTAAAAGTGGGACGCGGACTCAACTACCGAAACGTAGCCCCCATCGCGGCCATCGAAGGCATCGATGAAATCATCATCGGACACAGCATCGTAAGCAAGGCCGTAATGGTCGGCATCGACCGCGCCGTACGCGACATGCTCGATATTATCCGCCAATAAGACGATACTTGACACGTCGAAAGAATCGACGCTAAATTACCTTTTCTGAAACAACTTTCCATTCCCCTGGTTGCAAGTCGCCCAGGGGAATTTTTCCTATCTGCACACGGATAAGGCGAAGCGTCGGAAAACCGACCGCCGCTGTCATGTGGCGCACCTGACGGTTCTTGCCTTCGATGAGCGTGAGGCGAACCCAGCTGGTGGGGATGTTGGCACGGAAACGCACCGGCGGATTGCGGGGCCAGAGCCAATCGGGTTCCTCGGCGATTTCGGCCTTGCAGGGCTTGGTATGGTAACCCTTGATATCTACACCTTTTGCAAGTTTGCGCACCGCCTCTTCGGTGATTTGTCCGTCGACTTGAGCGAGATAGGTACGCGGGTGTTCAAACTTCGGGTCCAGCAGTTTCTTGATGAGTTTGCCGTTGTCCGTCAACAAGAGAGCGCCCTCGCTATCATGATCTAGACGGCCCGCCGCATAAACTCCCGGCGGAAAGCCGAAGGTATCGAGCGCCGCATGGCCCGACTCCGGCGTAAACTGGCTCAAGACACCAAAAGGCTTGTTGAAAAGAATGACCGTGGACATTATTGCAAAGGTAGAAAATAGTTGATAGAACTTAGTTGGCCATTCGACAAGCTCAGGGACCTTATTAAGTTCTAATTACTATATTATTATGTATGAAAATTTTGGTTACTGGTGCGGCTGGTTTTATCGGCTCAAAGCTCATGTTCATGCTCGCGGAACGCGGCGATGAAGTGGTGGGCCTCGACAACATCAACGACTATTACGATGTACGCCTCAAGTACGGGCGCCTCCGCGAAGGCGGTATCAAGCAGCCCGACGACAACTTCGCCTACGGCGCCATGGTCCAGAGTTCCAAGTACAAGAACTGCCGATTCGTAAAGATGGGCATCGATGACAAGGAGAGTTTGGACAAGCTCTTTGCCGAAGAAAAATTCGACAAGGTGGTAAATCTCGCCGCACAGGCGGGCGTCCGCTATTCCATCACGAACCCGTACGCCTACCTGCAAAGTAACCTGGTCGGATTCCTGAACATTCTGGAAGCCTGCCGCCATAACCAAGTCAAGTATCTCGTATTTGCCTCATCAAGTTCCGTGTACGGCCTGAACAGCAAGGTGCCCTACAGCGAAGACGACAAGGTCGACAATCCGGTGAGCCTGTACGCTGCCAGCAAGAAGAGCAACGAGCTCATGGCGCACAGCTACAGCAAGCTCTACAACCTGCCCGTCGCGGGTCTACGGTATTTTACCGTATACGGGCCGTGGGGACGGCCCGACATGTCGCCCATGCTTTTCGCCCGTGCCATTTCGAAAGGTGAACCGATCAAGGTGTTCAACAACGGCGACATGATCCGCGACTTCACCTACATCGACGATATCGCTGAAGGCACTATCCATACGCTGGACCACATGCCGAATGCCGCCGAATGCCCGAACAACGTGCCCTACAAGATTTACAACATCGGTTGCAGCCACCCCGTAAAGCTCATGGACTTTATCGCCGAAATCGAGAACGCCTACGGCGAGCCTGCACAGAAGAACTTCTTGCCGATGCAGCCCGGCGACGTGTACCAGACCAACGCCGACACGACCAAGCTCGAAACCGAGTGCGGCTACAAGCCCCACTGGAGCCTGCACGACGGCATCGGTGAATTCATGAAGTGGTACAAGAGCGACAAGAACCCGCTACACTAGGCGAATCGAATTAGAAATCGCAGTTCTTGACGCAACGATTCTGCTGGAACTCCGCCTCTAGAACCTTGACGCCACGATTATAACGGCGGTACGGGCCTTCGCGGAGCCCCTTGTCAAAAGTCATTTCTTCTTTAAGGCCACCCAAGTCGTCGAAAACCTTGGCGACCCCATGCAGCTGGCCGCGCATATACGGCAACTTGCGACGGAGCTTTCCCTGGTCGTCCCATTCTTCGGTCAGTCCGTCCAGGATTCCGCCTCGGTAAACTTCCTTGCTTTTCTTGGTTCCGTTATCGAAATAGGTTGTCGAAATACCCTCTTCGATTCCATTCTTGTAGCCGATGGTCTGCCAGAGTTTCCCGTTTGCAAAATAGCTCTTGAACACGCCGTCGAGCTTGCCGTTCTTATAGGGAGCTTCTATAGCCACCTTTCCATCAGGATGGTAGCTCAGGGAAAGACCTTCACGAATGTCGGTTCCCTTCTGAACCGTATAAAGACGCGAAAGGGTACTGTCTGCGTAAAATTCTCTTATCGTATCAAGCGCCACCGCTGGCGATTTTTGCGCCAACGCGACCGAGCAGAGCCCACATAGCGAAATACACAACAGAAAAACCTTTTTCACGCTTACAAATGTAGCTTTATCGCGAATAATTATGTATTTTGCGTTTGCTTATGCGCATTACTTTTTTAAATCCGCCGTTTCATCCGATGTTTAGTCGCGAGTCGCGCAGTCCGTGCGTGACCAAGTCTTCGACCCTTTATTGGCCCATGTTCCTGAGTTACGCCGCCGGCACCGTCGAGGCAGACGGGAACGAAATCCAGCTGATCGACAGCCCCGCCATGGAGCTCGACCTGCCGAAGACTTTGGACGGCATCAAGAAGTTTGACCCGGCACTCGTCGTTTGCAGCACGAGTACGCCGAGTATTTTGAACGACCTCAAGGTGGTGCACGCCATTAAGGATGTACTTCCGAATACGAAAGTCGCCATCATGGGCACCCACGCGACCGCCGAACCGCTCGAATCTATGGAAATGGAACCGAGCCTAGACTTTGTGATTATCGGCGAAGCCGACTACACCGCAAGGAACCTGGTACGCTACCTGCGCGGCGACATCAAGGAAATTTCGAGTATCGCAGGTCTCGCCTTCCGCAAGGCGGACGGCACCGTAGACTTCCAGCCC
The sequence above is a segment of the uncultured Fibrobacter sp. genome. Coding sequences within it:
- the miaA gene encoding tRNA (adenosine(37)-N6)-dimethylallyltransferase MiaA, whose product is MPILFALAGATGIGKSELSLRLAESFNAEIIGVDSRQVYRGFCIGTAQPETASLQRVKHHLVDFLDPMETFSAGAFCRLVKELLAENPHKNFIMVGGTGLYLQSLMLGLPKIPAVPEGIRAELENFTQENGAGCLYKMAMEVDPELAAGVEPNNVKRLIRIVEVFKATGRKLSDFQKVREGGIGNMSVFWLQRERDALYRRIDARVDQMLKDGWLEEIRELAKTVPLSAPAWQSLGYRELLQAKNDSEMALVVEEVKKKTRNYAKRQLTWFRGQMECIPVDMEKNPLQKILNCI
- a CDS encoding NAD-dependent epimerase/dehydratase family protein, translating into MKILVTGAAGFIGSKLMFMLAERGDEVVGLDNINDYYDVRLKYGRLREGGIKQPDDNFAYGAMVQSSKYKNCRFVKMGIDDKESLDKLFAEEKFDKVVNLAAQAGVRYSITNPYAYLQSNLVGFLNILEACRHNQVKYLVFASSSSVYGLNSKVPYSEDDKVDNPVSLYAASKKSNELMAHSYSKLYNLPVAGLRYFTVYGPWGRPDMSPMLFARAISKGEPIKVFNNGDMIRDFTYIDDIAEGTIHTLDHMPNAAECPNNVPYKIYNIGCSHPVKLMDFIAEIENAYGEPAQKNFLPMQPGDVYQTNADTTKLETECGYKPHWSLHDGIGEFMKWYKSDKNPLH
- a CDS encoding pyridoxine 5'-phosphate synthase — encoded protein: MTAKLGFNVDHIATIREARKICEPDPIAAAVLAELAGVESITMHLREDKQHIQDRDVQLLRRTVTTRMNLEMCPSQEMVQVAINNQPDTVTLVPEIHTELSTEDGLNVAAKAADLAKPVMTLKNNDISVGVFIDAETEQVKAAKKIGADFVEFNTGKYATSCTLGSSEEVEREISALEDMTVLARKYGLKVKVGRGLNYRNVAPIAAIEGIDEIIIGHSIVSKAVMVGIDRAVRDMLDIIRQ
- a CDS encoding divergent polysaccharide deacetylase family protein — its product is MKHIVAIIIVLTVLIGGFVYLLPRLAELKSTENKTPDSVKEDSTVVQDTVSSLPFEERMQQALEPLEVSYSKRKKRHIWTMGGGQTIIMYLLQAQRFIEKSGGKILYTEELYNNNEVFQSAKMDLLKNDGDTLKIEFQVSRSEFKPGASILAIGFQTTNLTPELIVGLNKLDYPFDLLVPPFGPGEDFFRDLERIKRKEIVLWITMESTKLNRVHNKLRPLRIHHTEDQIETVIDDAYKVLPNAKGLATRYGEQAVEHRQLLQAILRPTQERNLWFMDISMNKLSIVPQTCQEMGLTCKSASPYNPDNSALSDYSKAKLREAKRNGLSAMILPLNQSTLDKLADLSEKAKQQGTTIVNLSTFMKK
- a CDS encoding toxin-antitoxin system YwqK family antitoxin produces the protein MKKVFLLCISLCGLCSVALAQKSPAVALDTIREFYADSTLSRLYTVQKGTDIREGLSLSYHPDGKVAIEAPYKNGKLDGVFKSYFANGKLWQTIGYKNGIEEGISTTYFDNGTKKSKEVYRGGILDGLTEEWDDQGKLRRKLPYMRGQLHGVAKVFDDLGGLKEEMTFDKGLREGPYRRYNRGVKVLEAEFQQNRCVKNCDF
- a CDS encoding cobalamin-dependent protein yields the protein MRITFLNPPFHPMFSRESRSPCVTKSSTLYWPMFLSYAAGTVEADGNEIQLIDSPAMELDLPKTLDGIKKFDPALVVCSTSTPSILNDLKVVHAIKDVLPNTKVAIMGTHATAEPLESMEMEPSLDFVIIGEADYTARNLVRYLRGDIKEISSIAGLAFRKADGTVDFQPEGPKIENLDELPWVSKVYRKYLYSCYKKYFYGANLNPLIVILSGRGCPNRCSYCVIPQTLNGHKFRRRSPKDVVDELQYIKDNFDDLGEVFFEDDTFTASHEHVREICNLILERGLKITWSCNARADVPLDLLKLMKKAGGREMCVGFE
- a CDS encoding FISUMP domain-containing protein, which gives rise to MFSACGESTTTEKIVEVATGGTEIVSSVKDLPKCTKDNQGEQALVKGETSVRVCVDGKWFATVSKSEKDTVFVAGDTVYLEKGDFSCTTKQLKDKSGLKIICNGDSVGVVLNGEKGNKGDKGDSGASCFIAEQTDSTVTIQCGEKSIDLKLGNSAGTGDADTLELDSEKIAVSLDSLSGFSQKGPFLKGSIVYLYELSDGRTLKQTNGNFTSEITSNDGRYTFQSRNLVSQYALLIVDGKFRNETTGENSATAIKLQAYTNMLSRRSANVNLLTHLEKDRVFYLVTQEKKTLRAAKRQAQAEILSQFYFDTTDFKVESEDLDVFGKTDADAALLAVSILLLGGHDEAELSMLLTDISKDLEKDGLWNEEEAAATKVKIADWLFTKNWPAFRENVEKWGLDNGQGVGNFEKFLETFMVGAYGLEPCGAEDDGKRDTINNSLSIQNGVTLYCHDELWYQELPKTYLNPDINYGEMFDPRYRIMYKTVSIGGLTWLAQNVYSEVEGSCCYKNAKVCAGTGRLYTRSAAFKACPEGWIVPGVWGNKSNWSALIDAVGGKSVAGKKLKSKVGWPYSEAAGTDDYGFSAPDSRSMDADGNFCTDCDTYFWGDVYSLDLSNSFLEPYASRADLVLTKNSDKALSVRCVLHEDSNGQ
- a CDS encoding pseudouridine synthase — its product is MSTVILFNKPFGVLSQFTPESGHAALDTFGFPPGVYAAGRLDHDSEGALLLTDNGKLIKKLLDPKFEHPRTYLAQVDGQITEEAVRKLAKGVDIKGYHTKPCKAEIAEEPDWLWPRNPPVRFRANIPTSWVRLTLIEGKNRQVRHMTAAVGFPTLRLIRVQIGKIPLGDLQPGEWKVVSEKVI